One window of Dama dama isolate Ldn47 chromosome 30, ASM3311817v1, whole genome shotgun sequence genomic DNA carries:
- the TFDP1 gene encoding transcription factor Dp-1 isoform X1 — MAKDAGLIEANGELKVFIDQNLSPGKGVVSLVAVHPSAVNSLGKQLLPKTFGQSNVNIAQQVVIGTPQRPAAPNTIVVGSPHTPNTHFVSQNQPSDPSPWSAGKRNRKGEKNGKGLRHFSMKVCEKVQRKGTTSYNEVADELVAEFSAADSHILPSESAYDQKNIRRRVYDALNVLMAMNIISKEKKEIKWIGLPTNSAQECQSLEVERQRRLERIKQKQSQLQELILQQIAFKNLVQRNRQVEQQASRPPPPNSVIHLPFIIVNTSKKTVIDCSISNDKFEYLFNFDNTFEIHDDIEVLKRMGMACGLESGSCSPEDLRVARSLVPKALEPYVTEMAQGSLSGVFVASAVSTSNGTRLSASDLANGADGALATSSSGSQYSGSRVETPVSCVGEDDEDDEDFNENEEED; from the exons GCCGGTCTAATTGAAGCCAACGGGGAACTCAAGGTCTTCATAGACCAGAACCTCAGTCCTGGGAAAG GCGTGGTGTCCTTGGTTGCCGTCCACCCCTCCGCAGTGAACTCTCTCGGGAAGCAGCTCCTGCCAAAGACCTTTGGACAGTCCAACGTCAACATCGCTCAGCAAGTG GTAATTGGTACGCCTCAGAGACCTGCAGCGCCAAACACTATCGTggtgggaagcccacacacccctAACACTCACTTTGTCTCCCAGAACCAGCCTTCAGACCCCTCACCTTGGTCTGCCGG GAAGCGCAACCGGAAAGGCGAGAAGAACGGGAAGGGGCTGCGGCACTTCTCCATGAAGGTGTGTGAGAAGGTGCAGCGCAAGGGGACCACGTCCTACAACGAGGTGGCCGACGAGCTGGTGGCCGAGTTCAGCGCGGCTGACAGCCACATCCTGCCCAGCGAATCA GCCTACGACCAGAAGAACATCCGGAGGCGCGTGTACGACGCGCTGAACGTGCTCATGGCAATGAACATCATCtccaaggagaagaaggagatcaAGTGGATTGGCCTGCCCACGAATTCCGCCCAGGAGTGCCAGAGCCTGGAG gtggagagacagagaagactggaaagaataaaacagaaacagtcgcAGCTTCAAGAGCTTATCCTGCAG CAAATTGCCTTCAAGAACCTGGTGCAGAGGAACCGCCAGGTGGAGCAGCAGGCCAGCCGGCCGCCCCCGCCCAACTCGGTCATCCACCTGCCTTTCATCATCGTCAACACCAGCAAGAAGACAGTGATCGACTGCAGCATCTCCAACGACAA GTTTGAGTACCTGTTCAATTTCGACAACACGTTTGAGATCCACGACGACATCGAGGTGCTGAAGCGCATGGGCATGGCCTGCGGTCTGGAGTCCGGGAGCTGCTCCCCCGAGGACCTGAGGGTGGCCAGGAGCTTGGTGCCGAAGGCGCTGGAGCCCTATGTGACCG aAATGGCTCAGGGTTCCCTCAGCGGTGTCTTTGTCGCATCAGCGGTGTCGACCTCTAATGGCACGAGGCTGTCTGCCAG CGACCTGGCCAACGGCGCAGACGGGGCGCTGGCCACGAGCTCCAGCGGGTCGCAGTATAGTGGGTCCCGGGTGGAGACGCCGGTGTCGTGCGTCGGCGAGGACGATGAGGACGATGAGGACTTCAACGAGAACGAAGAGGAGGACTGA
- the TFDP1 gene encoding transcription factor Dp-1 isoform X2: MKVCEKVQRKGTTSYNEVADELVAEFSAADSHILPSESAYDQKNIRRRVYDALNVLMAMNIISKEKKEIKWIGLPTNSAQECQSLEVERQRRLERIKQKQSQLQELILQQIAFKNLVQRNRQVEQQASRPPPPNSVIHLPFIIVNTSKKTVIDCSISNDKFEYLFNFDNTFEIHDDIEVLKRMGMACGLESGSCSPEDLRVARSLVPKALEPYVTEMAQGSLSGVFVASAVSTSNGTRLSASDLANGADGALATSSSGSQYSGSRVETPVSCVGEDDEDDEDFNENEEED; this comes from the exons ATGAAGGTGTGTGAGAAGGTGCAGCGCAAGGGGACCACGTCCTACAACGAGGTGGCCGACGAGCTGGTGGCCGAGTTCAGCGCGGCTGACAGCCACATCCTGCCCAGCGAATCA GCCTACGACCAGAAGAACATCCGGAGGCGCGTGTACGACGCGCTGAACGTGCTCATGGCAATGAACATCATCtccaaggagaagaaggagatcaAGTGGATTGGCCTGCCCACGAATTCCGCCCAGGAGTGCCAGAGCCTGGAG gtggagagacagagaagactggaaagaataaaacagaaacagtcgcAGCTTCAAGAGCTTATCCTGCAG CAAATTGCCTTCAAGAACCTGGTGCAGAGGAACCGCCAGGTGGAGCAGCAGGCCAGCCGGCCGCCCCCGCCCAACTCGGTCATCCACCTGCCTTTCATCATCGTCAACACCAGCAAGAAGACAGTGATCGACTGCAGCATCTCCAACGACAA GTTTGAGTACCTGTTCAATTTCGACAACACGTTTGAGATCCACGACGACATCGAGGTGCTGAAGCGCATGGGCATGGCCTGCGGTCTGGAGTCCGGGAGCTGCTCCCCCGAGGACCTGAGGGTGGCCAGGAGCTTGGTGCCGAAGGCGCTGGAGCCCTATGTGACCG aAATGGCTCAGGGTTCCCTCAGCGGTGTCTTTGTCGCATCAGCGGTGTCGACCTCTAATGGCACGAGGCTGTCTGCCAG CGACCTGGCCAACGGCGCAGACGGGGCGCTGGCCACGAGCTCCAGCGGGTCGCAGTATAGTGGGTCCCGGGTGGAGACGCCGGTGTCGTGCGTCGGCGAGGACGATGAGGACGATGAGGACTTCAACGAGAACGAAGAGGAGGACTGA
- the ATP4B gene encoding potassium-transporting ATPase subunit beta: MAALQEKKSCGQRMEEFQRYCWNPDTGQMLGRTLSRWVWISLYYVAFYVVMTGIFALCIYVLMCTIDPYTPDYQDQLKSPGVTLRPDTYGDKGLHISYNVSDNRTWTGLTQALRHFLAGYSPAAQEDNINCTSERYFFQEHFLAPNHTKFSCKFTADMLQNCSGQPDPTFGFAEGKPCFIIKMNRIVKFLPGNSTAPRVDCTFLDQPRDAPALQVDYFPRSGSYSLHYFPYYGKKAQPHYSNPLVAAKLLNVPKNKEVVVVCKILAEHVTFDNPHDPYEGKVEFKLTIQK, encoded by the exons ATGGCGGCGCTGCAGGAGAAGAAGTCATGCGGGCAGCGGATGGAGGAGTTCCAGCGCTACTGCTGGAACCCGGACACCGGGCAGATGCTGGGCCGCACGCTGTCCCGCTGGG TGTGGATCAGCCTCTATTACGTGGCCTTCTATGTGGTCATGACGGGCATCTTTGCTCTCTGCATCTACGTGCTTATGTGCACCATCGACCCCTACACGCCCGACTACCAGGACCAGCTCAAGTCGCCAG GGGTGACCTTGAGGCCGGACACCTACGGGGACAAAGGCCTGCACATCTCCTACAATGTGTCTGACAACAGGACCTGGACAGGGCTCACACAGGCACTGCGGCACTTCCTGGCGG GCTACTCGCCCGCAGCCCAGGAGGACAACATCAACTGCACGTCCGAGAGGTACTTCTTCCAGGAGCACTTCCTGGCCCCGAACCACACTAAGTTCTCCTGCAAGTTCACAGCGGACATGCTGCAGAACTGCTCCGGCCAGCCGGACCCCACCTTCGGTTTTGCAGAGGGAAAGCCATGCTTCATTATCAAGATGAACAGG ATCGTCAAGTTTCTCCCCGGCAACAGCACGGCCCCCAGGGTGGACTGCACCTTCCTG GACCAGCCCCGGGACGCCCCGGCTCTGCAGGTGGACTACTTCCCGCGCAGTGGCTCCTACAGCCTGCACTACTTTCCCTACTACGGGAAGAAGGCCCAG CCCCACTACAGCAACCCACTGGTGGCCGCGAAGCTCCTCAACGTCCCCAAGAACAAGGAGGTGGTTGTCGTATGCAAGATCCTGGCAGAGCACGTGACCTTCGACAACCCCCATGACCCCTACGAGGGGAAGGTGGAGTTCAAGCTGACAATCCAGAAGTAG
- the GRK1 gene encoding rhodopsin kinase GRK1 codes for MDFGSLETVVANSAFIAARGSLDASSGPASRDRKYLARLKLPPLSKCEALRTSLDLGFEGVCLEQPIGKRLFQQFLRAHEQHGAALQLWKDIEDYDTADDTLRLQKAQAIRAEYLDSQAQLFCGFLDAETVARAREGVGDGLFQPLLRAVLAHLGQAPFQEFLDSLYFLRFLQWKWLEAQPMGEDWFLDFRVLGRGGFGEVFACQMKATGKLYACKKLNKKRLKKRKGYQGAMVEKKILTKVHSRFIVSLAYAFETKTDLCLVMTIMNGGDIRYHIYNVDEENPGFQEPRAVFYTAQIVSGLEHLHQRNIVYRDLKPENVLLDDDGNVRISDLGLAVELKEGQTKTKGYAGTPGFMAPELLQGEEYDFSVDYFALGVTLYEMIAARGPFRARGEKVENKELKQRVLEQAVTYPDKFSPASKDFCEALLQKDPEKRLGFRDGSCDGLRTHPLFRDVSWRQLEAGMLTPPFVPDSRTVYAKNIQDVGAFSTVKGVAFDKADTEFFQEFASGTCPIPWQEEMIETGIFGDLNVWRPDGQMPDDMKGVSGQEAAPSSKSGMCLLS; via the exons ATGGATTTCGGGTCCCTGGAGACAGTGGTGGCCAATTCGGCCTTCATCGCGGCCCGGGGCAGCTTGGATGCGAGCAGTGGCCCGGCCTCCCGGGACAGGAAGTACCTGGCCAGGCTCAAGCTGCCCCCACTCTCCAAATGCGAGGCGCTCCGGACAAGTCTGGACCTGGGCTTCGAGGGCGTGTGCCTGGAGCAGCCCATCGGCAAGCGGCTCTTCCAGCAGTTCCTGCGGGCCCACGAGCAGCACGGGGCCGCCCTGCAGCTCTGGAAGGACATCGAGGACTACGACACAGCCGACGACACCCTCCGGCTGCAGAAGGCCCAGGCCATCCGGGCCGAGTACCTGGACTCCCAGGCCCAGCTCTTCTGCGGCTTTCTGGATGCAGAGACGGTGGCGCGGGcccgggagggggtgggggacgggCTCTTCCAGCCCCTGCTGCGGGCCGTCCTGGCACACCTAGGCCAGGCCCCCTTCCAGGAGTTCCTGGACAGCCTCTACTTCCTGCGCTTCTTGCAGTGGAAGTGGCTGGAGGCCCAGCCCATGGGCGAGGACTGGTTCCTAGACTTCAGGGTGCTGGGGCGGGGCGGCTTCGGGGAGGTGTTCGCCTGCCAGATGAAGGCAACCGGCAAGCTGTACGCATGCAAGAAGCTGAACAAGAAGCGGCTGAAGAAGCGGAAGGGGTACCAG GGTGCGATGGTGGAGAAGAAGATCCTAACCAAAGTGCACAGCAGGTTCATCGTGTCCCTGGCCTACGCCTTCGAGACCAAGACGGACCTCTGCCTGGTGATGACCATCATGAACGGAGGTGACATTCG GTACCACATCTACAACGTGGACGAGGAGAACCCCGGCTTCCAGGAGCCTCGCGCCGTCTTCTACACAGCCCAGATCGTCAGCGGCTTGGAGCACCTGCACCAGCGGAACATCGTCTACCGAGACCTCAAGCCCGAGAACGTGCTGCTGGACGATGATG GCAACGTCCGCATTTCCGACCTTGGGCTGGCCGTGGAGCTGAAGGAAGGGCAGACCAAGACCAAGGGCTATGCGGGGACCCCAG GGTTCATGGCCCCCGAGCTCCTGCAGGGGGAGGAGTACGACTTTTCCGTGGATTACTTTGCGCTGGGCGTCACACTGTACGAGATGATCGCGGCCAGAGGGCCCTTCCGAGCCCGTGGAGAGAAG GTGGAGAACAAGGAGCTGAAGCAGAGGGTCCTGGAGCAAGCAGTCACCTACCCCGACAAGTTCAGCCCAGCCAGCAAGGACTTCTGCGAGGCGCTGCTGCAGAAGGACCCTGAGAAGCGCCTGGGGTTCCGGGACGGCTCCTGCGACGGGCTCCGCACGCACCCCCTCTTCAGAGACGTCAGCTGGCGGCAGCTGGAGGCCG GGATGCTGACCCCGCCCTTCGTCCCGGACTCCAGGACTGTCTATGCAAAGAACATCCAGGATGTGGGTGCCTTCTCCACGGTCAAGGGCGTGGCCTTTGACAAAGCGGACACGGAATTCTTCCAGGAGTTCGCCTCGGGCACCTGCCCCATACCCTGGCAGGAGGAGATGATCGAGACAGGCATCTTCGGGGACCTGAACGTGTGGCGGCCCGACGGGCAGATGCCGGACGACATGAAGGGCGTCTCCGGGCAGGAGGCAGCCCCCTCGTCCAAGTCGGGCATGTGTCTGCTTTCCTAG